The following proteins are co-located in the Dyadobacter chenwenxiniae genome:
- a CDS encoding dipeptidase, with the protein MKRRDVIKSLTLLPVAGNIISKKPLTSAAIVGKNHPLTTQGIPMPDLHRDAFVMDGHTHVMSRELVLKTDIGQRYQDGTVDLPRAKEGGLDAMFFSVYTPENYYPGRFETKNTFRVVNLALDQIKKNNAVIELALTASDIERINKKGKMAAFLDLEGGYDLYGDLDLLRSLYKLGLRSMQLTAHSTTNAFIDACNDVYTWGGINEHGKAVIKEMNDLGMVINVAHASNDAILQSVAASRHPVIYSHGGFHKIVDHPRCITDEAAKAIASKGGVIGVHFGSLFNNPKYWAWQKPNNPIRVQPSPQPKTPRILTSQITTQTIEDVDKEFARELPFTFNGTIPDEYWMHVDQLANVIDYGVKLVGEDHIALGSDLDGGPELPREIKDISDFPQITMSMQKLGYTDQRIKKILGLNWLRVIRQVTEGK; encoded by the coding sequence ATGAAACGCAGAGATGTTATAAAATCCTTAACCCTTTTGCCGGTAGCCGGTAATATTATTTCCAAAAAGCCCCTTACTTCCGCCGCGATAGTTGGGAAGAACCATCCCCTGACTACGCAAGGCATCCCTATGCCCGACCTGCACCGGGATGCGTTTGTGATGGATGGGCATACGCACGTGATGAGTCGGGAGCTGGTGCTGAAAACGGATATCGGGCAGCGTTATCAGGATGGAACGGTGGATCTTCCCCGGGCAAAAGAGGGCGGATTGGATGCGATGTTCTTCTCGGTTTATACGCCTGAAAACTACTATCCCGGCAGGTTTGAGACGAAAAATACATTTCGTGTTGTCAATCTAGCGCTGGACCAGATTAAAAAGAATAATGCGGTCATCGAGCTGGCACTCACGGCTTCCGACATTGAACGAATTAATAAAAAAGGCAAAATGGCTGCTTTCCTGGATCTGGAAGGCGGTTACGACCTTTATGGTGATCTGGATTTGCTTCGCTCGCTTTACAAGCTGGGCCTGCGGTCCATGCAACTGACCGCGCACAGCACCACTAATGCATTTATCGATGCCTGCAATGATGTGTATACCTGGGGCGGCATTAATGAGCACGGAAAAGCGGTAATCAAGGAAATGAACGACCTGGGCATGGTGATTAACGTGGCCCATGCGTCTAATGATGCTATTTTGCAGTCGGTTGCCGCCAGCCGCCACCCGGTCATTTACAGCCACGGCGGCTTTCACAAAATTGTGGACCATCCCCGCTGCATTACGGACGAAGCTGCCAAAGCAATCGCTTCCAAGGGAGGCGTGATCGGCGTGCATTTCGGCAGCCTTTTCAACAACCCCAAATACTGGGCCTGGCAAAAACCCAACAATCCCATACGGGTGCAGCCCAGCCCCCAGCCCAAAACACCGCGGATTCTCACTTCCCAGATTACCACGCAAACCATTGAGGATGTGGACAAAGAGTTTGCGCGCGAGCTGCCATTCACCTTTAACGGCACCATTCCCGACGAATACTGGATGCATGTGGATCAGCTGGCCAATGTCATCGATTACGGCGTGAAACTCGTGGGTGAAGACCATATTGCATTGGGTTCGGATCTGGACGGCGGGCCCGAATTGCCGCGAGAAATCAAAGACATCAGTGACTTTCCCCAGATTACCATGTCGATGCAAAAGCTCGGCTATACAGATCAGCGCATCAAGAAAATCCTGGGCCTGAACTGGCTCCGTGTGATCCGGCAGGTGACGGAAGGGAAGTGA
- a CDS encoding TonB-dependent receptor, producing the protein MTAISIHAFSQSQSGAVNGRIINAEREAIAGASVTLQNTDLGTITDANGQFSLTGIAPGSYILSISNIGYTAYTQSLRIAKGKNPFLNLQLSESRQELAEVVVSTAKTRYQVVTSNASTRSGTPLLSTPQSVQVMSSAVLRDRQAFTLNEIAGSFTGMKANNGNGNFQIRGFTAYSPNDASFLLYNGIRGNLFLWSQQPLLYNIESVELLRGPSGALFSEGSPGGVVNFVTKKPLSGKQASVDLSLGSWGFGRASVDFTGPVGGQKKLLYRAIAGYDRSESFRDYQKKQNVFIAPSLTYLFNRGTSLNLELNYAYQKAVQQYDNGSFIYSRADGSFDFDYYPNNLTIQSPTDYGKTHNASATLTFDHQFNDNLKLTIVERAVRNKLDFTDHIPVGRIRNDSISRAYQDWLTDRFSLQTTAFATYTTKTGSVGHQIIVGTDYNRYGWTQNDYQYKPSTRISIFNPDYTGSVPDASIPAEESDDNKRVTNLIGAYIQDQVSVGKQLKVLLSLRYDNYNGKETPLSDRDNKQGDELQASGWIPRIGLVYLPVKNVSVYGTYLKSFNPQTSNNVLAGGPFPTRKATQYEVGSKADLFSNRLSATLSLYQINYANILTAAPTEENSHRQAAIDGTRSRGGEFSVTGNLNALSIIAGYAFNEHVLISTSTYGKKGDRFANAPKHQLNFWGKYALPFQVLKGVGIAAGVRYVSDQVGLLSNQKFLFPSYTVMDAALSYQRNRFQVQVNAYNLADRHYFTGSRSGVTLAGLGDPFNVRLGVSYQLW; encoded by the coding sequence ATGACAGCTATTTCTATTCATGCTTTCTCCCAGTCTCAATCCGGCGCTGTAAACGGCCGGATTATCAATGCAGAGCGGGAGGCCATTGCGGGCGCATCCGTTACATTGCAGAACACAGATCTTGGCACGATTACCGATGCGAACGGGCAATTCAGTCTGACGGGCATTGCACCGGGATCGTATATTCTGTCAATTTCTAACATTGGCTACACAGCTTATACCCAAAGTCTTCGTATCGCCAAAGGGAAAAACCCGTTTCTGAACCTGCAACTTTCTGAGAGCAGGCAGGAGTTGGCAGAAGTTGTGGTCAGTACGGCCAAGACACGGTATCAGGTTGTAACCTCCAATGCATCAACGCGCTCCGGTACACCCTTGCTTTCTACGCCGCAATCGGTCCAGGTTATGTCTTCCGCCGTTCTGCGCGACCGCCAGGCTTTCACGTTGAACGAAATTGCGGGTTCGTTTACAGGCATGAAAGCCAATAATGGAAATGGTAATTTCCAGATCCGCGGTTTTACAGCTTACTCACCCAATGATGCCAGCTTTTTGCTTTATAACGGGATCCGTGGAAACCTGTTTCTTTGGAGTCAGCAGCCTTTGCTGTATAACATCGAATCGGTTGAATTGCTGCGGGGCCCGTCAGGGGCTTTGTTTAGTGAAGGTTCGCCGGGTGGTGTGGTCAATTTTGTTACCAAAAAACCTTTGTCCGGGAAGCAGGCGAGCGTCGATTTGTCGCTGGGCAGCTGGGGTTTCGGCCGGGCATCCGTCGATTTCACAGGGCCGGTCGGTGGTCAGAAGAAGCTTTTGTACCGTGCCATTGCGGGATATGACCGGTCGGAGAGTTTCAGGGATTATCAGAAAAAACAAAACGTTTTTATAGCGCCGTCGCTGACATATCTTTTTAACAGAGGGACTTCCTTAAATCTTGAATTGAATTACGCTTATCAGAAAGCAGTCCAACAGTACGACAATGGAAGCTTCATTTATTCCCGGGCAGACGGCAGTTTCGACTTCGATTATTATCCCAACAACCTGACGATCCAAAGTCCCACGGATTATGGCAAAACGCATAATGCTTCGGCCACATTGACCTTCGACCATCAGTTCAACGATAATTTGAAACTCACGATCGTGGAACGGGCGGTGCGCAATAAGCTGGACTTCACAGACCATATTCCCGTGGGGCGGATCAGGAATGATAGCATCAGTCGGGCATACCAGGATTGGCTGACGGACAGGTTTAGTCTGCAGACAACCGCTTTCGCAACATATACTACAAAAACAGGCTCGGTTGGACATCAGATCATTGTGGGAACCGACTATAACCGTTATGGCTGGACTCAAAATGATTATCAATACAAGCCGTCGACGAGGATATCTATTTTCAATCCAGATTACACGGGCAGTGTGCCGGATGCTTCCATTCCTGCCGAAGAATCGGATGATAACAAGCGTGTTACAAATTTGATAGGTGCTTACATTCAGGATCAGGTGAGTGTCGGTAAGCAACTCAAAGTGCTGCTATCTTTGCGCTATGACAACTATAACGGCAAGGAAACGCCGTTATCCGATCGGGATAATAAGCAGGGCGACGAGCTGCAAGCCTCGGGCTGGATTCCCAGGATAGGACTCGTGTATTTGCCGGTAAAGAATGTGTCCGTTTACGGTACATATCTAAAATCATTTAATCCCCAGACTTCCAACAACGTGCTTGCCGGCGGCCCGTTTCCAACCCGCAAAGCGACTCAGTATGAAGTAGGTTCCAAAGCCGACCTGTTCAGTAATCGTTTATCAGCCACATTATCTTTATATCAAATCAATTATGCGAACATACTGACGGCGGCCCCCACAGAGGAAAATTCACACAGGCAGGCTGCCATCGATGGGACACGAAGCAGGGGCGGGGAATTTTCTGTAACCGGCAATCTGAATGCGCTGAGCATCATTGCGGGATATGCATTCAACGAGCATGTGCTGATCAGCACGAGTACATATGGAAAAAAAGGCGACCGCTTCGCGAATGCACCAAAGCATCAGCTCAACTTCTGGGGCAAATATGCGCTTCCTTTCCAAGTGCTTAAGGGAGTCGGCATCGCCGCAGGCGTCCGCTATGTGAGTGATCAGGTTGGTTTATTAAGCAACCAAAAGTTTCTTTTTCCATCTTATACGGTTATGGATGCGGCGTTATCTTACCAGCGTAACCGGTTTCAGGTGCAGGTGAATGCTTATAACCTGGCCGACAGGCACTATTTTACGGGAAGCCGTTCGGGAGTGACTTTGGCAGGATTGGGCGATCCGTTTAATGTGCGGTTAGGGGTCAGTTATCAACTCTGGTAA